GATAATATCCTTTTCTATATCCTTATACTTTAAATTTTTTAAATTATCCTTCAAAATAGACTTGCCAACAAATACATAATCAGTATTCTCTTTAAATTTATCCTTATGTATTCTCACAAATTCCCTAAAAATTCTTCTTATTCTGTTTCTTTGAACTGCATTTCCAGTTTTTTTGCTGGCTACAAAGCCAAATCGCTGTTTATTATTTTCTCTTATAAAAATAATAGCATACTTTGTATGCATTTTTTTTGATTTGTTATATATTAATGAAAAATCCTTTGATTTCTTTATTTTGTTAATAGACATATTTCTCTTCTTTAGATTTTAAGATAAACGAGAGCTTAATAGATATTCAAAATCTTTAAATTCAGACAAATTTCAAGAAATCTTTATTATATAAAAAAGCTCTCCTAATTTGTTTAGATTAATGCTTTTAAAAACCCAGTGTTGAATTTAACACCGGGTTATGCTGATAATTTAGCTCTTCCTTTAGCTCTTCTTCTCTTTAAAACATTTCTTCCGCTTTTATTTTGCATTCTTTTTCTAAATCCATGATCTTTTTTTCTTTTTCTTTTATTTGGTTGATATGTTCTTTTAGTCATTTCTTATCCTTTCTTTCGTGTTTTTAAAAAAGTTATTGTCTTTTGTAAATATTATATACAATATTCAAAAAAAAGTCAAGTTTTAAGCCGTTTATATTTAAATTTCAATTTATATTGTATTTATAATTATTTTTATGTATTGTTGAAAAAATTATATTTGATTTATCTGGTAATAATAGATTTTGATCTTAAAAAATACTAATAAATTTAATATAGTATCATTGAATAGTATAAATACACAATTGAAATTGTATATTGTAAATTTATAAAGTAAAAGCGTTTTTAATATTAGTGAACTACTCCCGCTTTTAGAAGCGGGAGCTTCTTGGGAAGTATCTGCTTTTGTTAGCCAAATATATTTACCAAGCTCTTTGGATAGTTCCTACCCTGTCTTCTTTTATTTTTCTAATATTCCAATATCAATTTTCCAATGTTTTTTATATTCAGTGCCGCATTGTAATCTCTATCAATCTCAATTCCACAGCACTCACATTTATAACTTCTTTCTGATAATTTCAATTTTTCTTTAACGTTTCCACATTTACTGCAAGTTTTGGATGATGGAAACCATTTATCTATCTTCAAAAACTGTTTCCCTAAAAACATCAGTTTATACTCAAGCATTCTTAAAAACATTCCCCATCCATTATCTCCTACACTTTTTCCAAAATTTAATGCCTGACTCATCCCTTTCATATTCAAATCCTCAACAACTACAGCATTATACGCTTCAGATAATTTTTTCGATAATTTATGTAGAAAATCTCTTCGGCAA
The DNA window shown above is from Leptotrichia wadei and carries:
- the rpmH gene encoding 50S ribosomal protein L34 → MTKRTYQPNKRKRKKDHGFRKRMQNKSGRNVLKRRRAKGRAKLSA
- the rnpA gene encoding ribonuclease P protein component, which produces MSINKIKKSKDFSLIYNKSKKMHTKYAIIFIRENNKQRFGFVASKKTGNAVQRNRIRRIFREFVRIHKDKFKENTDYVFVGKSILKDNLKNLKYKDIEKDIIKVIK